A portion of the Drosophila sechellia strain sech25 chromosome 2R, ASM438219v1, whole genome shotgun sequence genome contains these proteins:
- the LOC6609591 gene encoding actin-like protein 6B, translating to MSGGTMLYGGDEIGALVFDPGHHSLRVGYAQEDSPKAEIPSVVGIGAAPETNLDPETKTDNNATPNNADQRKFYVDTNYVTVPRSNMEVQTYMKDGMIDNWDLFEKVIDYAYANVIQSEPEYHPVLFSEASWNVRNNREKLTELMFEKYNVPAFFLVKNAVLAAFSSGRATALVVDSGATHTSAVPVHEGYVLSQAVVKSPLGGDFLSRQCRQHLEKHGIDLSPVYKIASKDVVKERDNGRFTLRKLPENLTQSWQNYMLQLMMQDFQMNVLQVLENPFDERVAAQIPTVHYEFPNGYHQDFGSERFKIAESLFDNAMLGAGQLASTSVGMCDADVRLSLFGSVVVTGGNTLLQGFPERLNRDLQLRAPSNTRLKMISANGSVERRFGAWIGGSILASIGTFQQMWISSQEYEEAGKSQVERKCP from the exons ATGAGTGGCGGCACCATGCTATATGGCGGCGACGAGATCGGCGCCCTGGTCTTCGATCCCGGACATCACTCCTTGCGAGTGGGCTACGCACAGGAGGATTCGCCCAAGGCGGAGATACCCTCGGTTGTGGGGATTGGAGCAGCTCCAGAGACCAATCTCGATCCGGAAACCAAAACAGATAACAATGCCACGCCAAATA ATGCTGACCAGCGTAAGTTCTATGTGGACACCAACTACGTGACCGTTCCCCGTTCCAATATGGAGGTGCAGACCTATATGAAAGACGGCATGATCGACAACTGGGACCTGTTTGAGAAGGTGATTGATTACGCCTACGCCAATGTCATTCAGTCGGAGCCGGAATACCATCCCGTGCTCTTTTCCGAGGCATCGTGGAATGTACGCAACAACCGGGAGAAGCTAACTGAGCTGATGTTCGAGAAGTACAATGTTCCAGCCTTCTTTCTGGTAAAGAACGCCGTTCTGGCTGCCTTCTCCAGCGGGCGGGCCACCGCTTTGGTTGTCGATAGCGGAGCCACCCACACCTCGGCCGTTCCCGTGCATGAGGGCTATGTCCTATCTCAGGCGGTGGTTAAGTCACCCCTGGGTGGGGACTTCCTTTCACGACAGTGTCGCCAGCATCTGGAGAAGCACGGCATTGATCTGTCGCCGGTATACAAGATTGCCTCCAAAGACGTCGTTAAGGAGCGCGACAACGGACGCTTCACGCTGCGCAAACTGCCAGAGAACCTAACTCAGTCGTGGCAAAACTACATGTTGCAGCTCATGATGCAGGACTTTCAGATGAATGTGCTGCAGGTCCTAGAAAATCCGTTCGACGAACGGGTTGCTGCCCAAATCCCGACGGTACACTATGAGTTTCCTAATGGTTATCATCAGGACTTTGGTTCTGAGCGGTTCAAGATAGCCGAGAGTCTCTTTGACAATGCCATGCTGGGAGCTGGCCAATTGGCGTCCACCAGCGTGGGCATGTGTGATGCGGATGTGCGGCTGTCACTTTTCGGCTCAGTTGTCGTTACTG GTGGCAATACTCTTCTGCAAGGCTTTCCGGAGCGCCTAAATCGCGATCTCCAGCTACGTGCTCCCTCAAATACGCGACTAAAAATGATTTCTGCCAATGGCAGCGTGGAGCGAAGATTTGGAGCCTGGATTGGTGGTTCTATCCTAGCCAGCATAGGTACTTTCCAGCAGATGTGGATATCGTCGCAGGAGTACGAGGAGGCCGGCAAGAGCCAAGTCGAGCGGAAGTGTCCGTAA